A single window of Lathamus discolor isolate bLatDis1 chromosome 20, bLatDis1.hap1, whole genome shotgun sequence DNA harbors:
- the LOC136024254 gene encoding kinesin-like protein KIF18B — protein MGPAPPELVSRRPVASGLSGIRKLCSVLKAANLLTPDLVLVLEELAQLVPQDTGGSPEQAGPLSRSAELSEAPPAKRTKWSCDDEASVTVCGAPVLSPTPQCLQQPAPFSGRVLMASSPIESRKSGLGGASPSGPRRSVKRQLKRQQGCGKAAEIPSPESPGTSWLEAGAPASPGSPVPLGYTPKSCPAPVPQSRVPPAVSAAQNLCSPPAHELNVTFEVCPDSRSPSAIGPLPVRHSECLDREKSQCQQAKQEGPFMPRAPIPALAMKSSSIPKAPALKRRRVERASLGEQHPEGQQEETQGTVPNPLRPPPANEALALTAPGSLPVSLTQLPDFFLPLRPPCSPTALPLSVSSPHSHPQVPALSPFPVPHSLSSFPVPLSLSPIPSPALDVFCSR, from the exons ATGGGCCCTGCCCCACCTGAGCTGGTGTCTCggag GCCTGTGGCCTCTGGCCTGAGTGGCATCCGGAAGCTCTGTTCCGTCCTGAAGGCTGCCAACCTCCTCACCCCTGACTTGGTCCTCGTGCTTGAGGAACTGGCCCAGCTGGTCCCTCAGGACACTGGTGGGAGCCCTGAGCAAGCCGGGCCTCTGAGCAGGTCTGCAGAGCTCAGCGAGGCCCCCCCAGCCAAGAGGACAAAGTGGAGCTGTGATG aTGAGGCATCTGTCACCGTGTGCGGTGCCCCGGTGCTGAGTCCCACCccgcagtgcctgcagcagcctgctccGTTCTCCGGCCGTGTGCTCATGGCTTCCAGCCCGATTGAGAGCAGGAAGTCTGGGCTGGGCGGTGCCTCCCCATCAGGACCTCGCCGCAGCGTCAAGAGGCAATTGAAACggcagcagggatgtgggaaGGCAGCGGAGATTCCCAGTCCGGAGAGCCCTGGCACTTCCTGGCTTGAAGCAGGAGCTCCAGCATCCCCTGGCTCCCCGGTGCCACTGGGTTACACCCCCAAATCCTGCCCAGCACCAGTCCCCCAAAGCCGTGTGCCCCCGGCAGTGTCAGCTGCCCAGAACCTGTGCTCCCCGCCTGCCCATGAGCTCAATGTGACCTTTGAGGTCTGCCCGGACAGCAGATCCCCCAGCGCCATCGGGCCCCTTCCCGTCCGCCACTCAGAGTGCTTGGACAGGGAGAAGAGTCAGTGCCAGCAAGCAAAGCAGGAGGGCCCCTTCATGCCTAG AGCCCCCATCCCAGCGCTGGCCATGAAGAGCTCCTCCATCCCCAAAGCACCTGCGCTGAAGCGGAGGCGAGTGGAGAG AGCCTCGCTGGGGGAACAGCACCcggaagggcagcaggaggagaccCAAGGAACTGTCCCCAACCCCTTGCGCCCGCCCCCAGCCAATGAAGCTCTTGCGCTGACGGCTCCCGGATCCCTCCCCGTGTCCCTAACCCAGTTAccagatttcttccttcctctgcgtCCTCCTTGCAGCCCCACAGCGCTCCCCTTAAGTGTTTCTTCTCCTCACAGTCACCCCCAagtccctgccctgtccccattccctgtcccccattCCTTGTCctcattccctgtccccctttccctgtcccccattcccagcccagccctggatgtgttttgcagcagatGA